The Nocardioides pantholopis genome window below encodes:
- a CDS encoding iron-sulfur cluster-binding protein: MTPVHVTGEVLASRTAGGYQHLTVLAPGVAERFRPGTFVAVSVGSAPDDELPGARLGRRALWVHRVRQVGGRGQALQLVVAPVGPGTRWLAGLPVGARLAVTGPLGRPFALPKEAVPCVLVGEGYAAAPMFALAERLRERGCPVTLVLAAPDEARLLDALEARRSARAVTVVTGDGSIGTHGRVADVIGEVIARADAAVVYAAGPTATLHAVAVAAEAAGAWSQTAVEQPLICATGLCHGCPVPVVGEDGVARTVRACVDGPVIRGDRVRWGELG, from the coding sequence GTGACGCCGGTCCATGTCACGGGGGAGGTGCTCGCCAGCCGCACGGCCGGCGGGTACCAGCACCTGACGGTGCTCGCGCCCGGCGTGGCCGAGCGGTTCCGGCCCGGGACGTTCGTCGCGGTCTCGGTCGGCTCGGCCCCCGACGACGAGCTGCCCGGCGCCCGGCTGGGCCGGCGGGCGCTGTGGGTGCACCGGGTCCGCCAGGTCGGTGGTCGCGGCCAGGCCCTCCAGCTCGTCGTCGCGCCGGTCGGCCCGGGCACCCGCTGGCTCGCCGGCCTTCCGGTCGGCGCCCGGCTCGCGGTGACCGGGCCGCTGGGCCGGCCCTTCGCGCTGCCCAAGGAGGCGGTGCCCTGCGTGCTGGTCGGCGAGGGGTACGCCGCGGCGCCGATGTTCGCGCTGGCCGAGCGGCTGCGCGAGCGCGGCTGCCCGGTCACGCTGGTGCTGGCGGCCCCCGACGAGGCCCGGCTCCTGGACGCGCTGGAGGCCCGCCGCTCCGCTCGGGCCGTCACGGTCGTGACCGGTGACGGCTCGATCGGGACGCACGGCCGGGTCGCGGACGTGATCGGCGAGGTGATCGCGCGCGCCGACGCGGCGGTCGTGTACGCCGCCGGGCCGACCGCCACCCTGCACGCGGTCGCCGTCGCGGCCGAGGCGGCCGGTGCCTGGAGCCAGACGGCAGTGGAGCAGCCGCTGATCTGCGCGACCGGCCTGTGCCACGGCTGCCCGGTGCCGGTGGTCGGCGAGGACGGCGTGGCCCGCACCGTGCGCGCCTGCGTCGACGGCCCGGTCATCCGGGGCGACCGGGTCCGCTGGGGTGAGCTCGGATGA
- the rpoZ gene encoding DNA-directed RNA polymerase subunit omega, which yields MSGPIIDAQGVTNPPIDELLTKTDSKYKLVLYSAKRARQINAYYSQLGEGLLEYVGPLVDTHVQEKPLSIALREINGDLLTCEDVDPAELAAEEAATKAAAADAGAAFDTTE from the coding sequence GTGTCTGGACCCATCATCGACGCACAGGGCGTCACCAACCCTCCGATCGACGAGCTGCTGACCAAGACCGACAGCAAGTACAAGCTGGTGCTCTACAGCGCCAAGCGCGCCCGACAGATCAACGCGTACTACTCCCAGCTGGGCGAGGGCCTGCTGGAGTACGTCGGTCCGCTCGTCGACACCCACGTCCAGGAGAAGCCGCTCTCGATCGCGCTGCGCGAGATCAACGGCGACCTGCTGACCTGTGAGGACGTCGACCCGGCCGAGCTCGCCGCGGAGGAGGCCGCCACCAAGGCTGCCGCCGCCGACGCGGGTGCCGCGTTCGACACCACCGAGTGA
- a CDS encoding tRNA-dihydrouridine synthase — MSGPLHWPPSGRAIPDLALRSPVLVAAGCGGTGRELAAYAGLDGVGGFVTRSISLDPRPGAPVPRLLETPSGLLHATGHPNPGLEPFLATELPPLVQSGVRVVVSVVASSLQEYAELARRLGNAPGIAALEVDLGAPDAAAQGLLEAREPATAADVVAAVAGALPRGLPVLAKLRPDLARVVETARAVAGAGAGAVVVGSAQPAAMPDGRPAGLSGPAVRPLALRCVTELHAALPDLPVLGAGGITTTADARSFLAAGATAVQIGTALLHDPTTAARIAADLTADQAADNPEETAR, encoded by the coding sequence ATGAGCGGGCCCCTGCACTGGCCGCCGAGCGGTCGGGCGATCCCCGACCTGGCCCTGCGCAGCCCGGTCCTGGTCGCCGCCGGGTGCGGCGGCACGGGCCGCGAGCTGGCGGCGTACGCCGGGCTCGACGGGGTCGGCGGGTTCGTCACCCGCTCGATCAGCCTGGACCCGCGCCCCGGTGCGCCGGTGCCGCGGCTGCTGGAGACCCCCTCGGGGCTGCTGCACGCCACCGGCCACCCGAACCCCGGCCTGGAGCCGTTCCTGGCCACCGAGCTGCCGCCGCTGGTGCAGAGCGGCGTCCGGGTCGTGGTCTCGGTCGTCGCCTCCTCGCTCCAGGAGTACGCCGAGCTCGCCCGCCGGCTCGGCAACGCGCCGGGCATCGCGGCCCTGGAGGTCGACCTCGGCGCCCCCGACGCCGCGGCCCAGGGACTCCTCGAGGCTCGAGAGCCCGCCACCGCCGCGGACGTCGTCGCGGCGGTCGCGGGCGCGCTGCCGCGCGGCCTGCCGGTGCTGGCCAAGCTGCGCCCGGACCTGGCCCGGGTCGTCGAGACCGCCCGCGCGGTCGCGGGGGCCGGTGCCGGCGCCGTGGTCGTCGGCAGCGCCCAGCCCGCGGCGATGCCCGACGGCCGGCCCGCCGGCCTGAGCGGGCCCGCGGTCCGGCCCCTGGCGCTGCGCTGCGTCACCGAGCTGCACGCCGCCCTGCCCGACCTGCCGGTGCTGGGCGCCGGCGGCATCACGACCACCGCCGACGCCCGGTCCTTCCTGGCCGCGGGCGCCACCGCGGTCCAGATCGGGACCGCGCTGCTCCACGACCCGACCACCGCGGCCCGGATCGCCGCCGACCTCACCGCCGACCAGGCTGCCGACAACCCCGAGGAGACCGCCCGATGA
- the gmk gene encoding guanylate kinase: MSKQRSRLVVLAGPTAVGKGTVAAAVRQDHPDVWISVSATTRPPRPGEENGVHYWFVSDAEFDKMIAEDNLLEWAVVHHSARYGTPRQPVELALASGRPAMLEIDLQGARQVRRTMPDALFVFLKPPSWEELVRRLVGRGTESAEERERRLVTAREELAAESEFDVTIVNHEVHAAAGELVALLKHSPTDL, translated from the coding sequence GTGTCGAAGCAGCGCTCCCGGCTGGTCGTGCTCGCCGGACCGACAGCTGTCGGCAAGGGCACCGTGGCCGCCGCGGTGCGGCAGGACCACCCCGACGTGTGGATCTCGGTCTCCGCGACCACCCGGCCGCCGCGCCCCGGCGAGGAGAACGGCGTCCACTACTGGTTCGTCTCCGACGCGGAGTTCGACAAGATGATCGCCGAGGACAACCTGCTGGAGTGGGCAGTCGTCCACCACTCGGCGCGCTACGGCACGCCGCGCCAGCCGGTCGAGCTCGCTCTGGCCTCCGGTCGACCCGCGATGCTGGAGATCGACCTCCAGGGTGCGCGGCAGGTCCGGCGCACGATGCCCGACGCGCTGTTCGTCTTCCTCAAGCCTCCGTCGTGGGAGGAGCTGGTGCGCCGGCTGGTCGGTCGCGGCACCGAGAGCGCCGAGGAGCGCGAGCGCCGACTGGTCACCGCGCGCGAGGAGCTGGCGGCCGAGTCGGAGTTCGACGTGACCATCGTCAATCACGAAGTTCACGCTGCAGCCGGTGAGTTGGTAGCCTTGCTGAAGCATTCCCCAACTGATCTGTGA
- the pyrF gene encoding orotidine-5'-phosphate decarboxylase, producing the protein MTSPVPFGTRLHAALAERGRLCVGIDPHAALLRAWGLSDDVAGLERFALGAVAAVAPYASVVKPQSAFYERFGSRGVAVLERVIAEARAAGALVLLDVKRGDIGSTSQAYADAYLDPSSPLAVDAITASPYLGFGSLDPMVETARAHGAGLFVLALTSNPEGAQVQRARAADGSTVAGEVLDRLRALNADAGPLGSFGAVVGVTVGDPGEDLDMGGPLLAPGYGAQGGTLDDVRRVFGAVADRVLPSSSREVLRLGPDPAALRDAVRRTNDELAALG; encoded by the coding sequence ATGACGAGCCCCGTCCCGTTCGGCACCCGCCTGCACGCCGCCCTGGCCGAGCGCGGCCGGCTCTGCGTCGGCATCGACCCGCACGCGGCGCTGCTGCGGGCCTGGGGGCTCTCCGACGACGTCGCGGGCCTGGAGCGGTTCGCGCTCGGTGCGGTGGCGGCCGTGGCGCCGTACGCCTCGGTGGTCAAGCCGCAGTCCGCCTTCTACGAGCGCTTCGGGAGCCGCGGCGTCGCGGTCCTCGAGCGGGTGATCGCCGAGGCCCGCGCCGCGGGCGCGCTGGTGCTGCTCGACGTCAAGCGCGGCGACATCGGCTCGACCTCGCAGGCCTACGCCGACGCCTACCTGGACCCGTCCTCGCCGCTGGCCGTCGACGCGATCACCGCCAGCCCCTACCTGGGCTTCGGCTCGCTGGACCCGATGGTCGAGACCGCGCGCGCCCACGGCGCCGGCCTGTTCGTGCTGGCCCTGACCTCGAATCCGGAGGGCGCCCAGGTCCAGCGGGCCCGCGCCGCCGACGGCAGCACCGTCGCCGGGGAGGTCCTGGACCGGCTGCGCGCCCTCAACGCCGACGCCGGCCCGCTGGGCAGCTTCGGGGCGGTCGTCGGTGTCACGGTCGGCGACCCGGGGGAGGACCTGGACATGGGCGGCCCGCTGCTCGCCCCGGGGTACGGCGCCCAGGGCGGCACCCTGGACGACGTGCGCCGGGTCTTCGGCGCGGTCGCCGACCGGGTGCTGCCGAGCTCCTCGCGCGAGGTGCTCCGCCTCGGACCGGACCCCGCCGCGCTGCGGGACGCCGTACGACGCACCAACGACGAGCTCGCGGCGCTGGGGTGA
- the mihF gene encoding integration host factor, actinobacterial type: MALPPLTPEQRQAALDKAAASRRERAEIKNRLKNSGASIVDVLREGQVNEVVGKMRVIDLLQSMPGLGKVRARQVMERLGIAESRRVRGLGTKQVAALEAEFAPRDSA, from the coding sequence GTGGCACTGCCCCCGCTCACCCCAGAACAGCGCCAGGCAGCGCTCGACAAGGCGGCCGCGTCCCGCCGCGAGCGGGCCGAGATCAAGAACCGGCTGAAGAACTCGGGCGCCTCGATCGTCGACGTGCTGCGCGAGGGCCAGGTCAACGAGGTCGTCGGCAAGATGCGCGTGATCGACCTGCTGCAGTCGATGCCCGGGCTCGGCAAGGTCCGCGCCCGCCAGGTCATGGAGCGCCTCGGCATCGCCGAGAGCCGCCGGGTCCGGGGGCTGGGCACCAAGCAGGTCGCGGCCCTCGAGGCCGAGTTCGCTCCTCGCGACTCGGCCTGA